A DNA window from Syngnathus typhle isolate RoL2023-S1 ecotype Sweden linkage group LG2, RoL_Styp_1.0, whole genome shotgun sequence contains the following coding sequences:
- the LOC133149445 gene encoding fibrinogen C domain-containing protein 1-B-like isoform X3: MSNDKWFEMNQSTQKLIGEPPKRKFVQIRWSSILAVPTLPLVVLFIQSIVFFYLNRPQDIVKELGALVATLPNSIPDRNCTDLACHWAALQTALAQLNASHAAISNHLEKGQTARARLKAGQEAGQMALAELKAGQEAGQMAWEELKAGQTAGKTALAELKAGQEAGQTALAELKAGHGTISSDLEKSQTALAELKASHNAGQSLLAKAWQEISSDKGLLSQTLKDLKTDYNSMSRARSQENKDLSSALSSLRQKVVDQPTLNRELHGLMPRDCSDIMAAGKSTSDVYTIFTGSNSFEAYCNRWQDGGGWTVIQRRKDGTVDFSRGWNDFRKGFGRLSGEHWLGLQNIHALTASGDYQLRIDFTAFDGAKYYALYNTFTVGRNSMDPDLDGYPLYVSGYSGNAGDRFTQHSGEMFTPSFNHLVAFQKVQKL, translated from the exons atgtcaaatgacaagTGGTTCGAGATGAACCAAAGCACCCAGAAGCTGATCGGCGAACCACCGAAGCGCAAG TTTGTTCAGATACGCTGGAGCTCCATTCTGGCGGTCCCCACGCTCCCGTTGGTCGTGCTTTTCATCCAAAGCATCGTCTTCTTCTACTTGAACAg GCCTCAGGACATCGTCAAAGAGTTGGGCGCGCTGGTAGCGACTTTGCCCAACAGCATCCCGGACCGCAACTGCACCGACTTAGCCTGCCACTGGGCGGCCCTGCAGACCGCTTTAGCACAGCTGAATGCAAGTCATGCCGCGATTTCCAACCACCTGGAGAAGGGTCAGACCGCACGCGCaaggctgaaggcaggtcaggaggcaggtcagatgGCATTGgcggagctgaaggcaggtcaggaggcaggtcagatgGCATGggaagagctgaaggcaggtcagacaGCAGGTAAgaccgcattggcagagctgaaggcaggtcaggaggcaggtcagacggcattggcggagctgaaggcaggtcacggCACCATTTccagcgacctggagaaga gtcagaccgcattggcagagctgaaggcaagtCACAACGCGGGTCAGAGCCTGCTGGCCAAAGCCTGGCAGGAGATTAGCAGCGACAAAGGGCTTCTGAGTCAGACACTGAAAGACCTGAAGACGGACTACAACAGCATGTCTCGG GCGCGCTCACAAGAGAACAAGGACTTGAGTTCGGCTTTGTCCAGCTTGCGGCAGAAGGTGGTGGATCAGCCCACCCTTAACAGGGAACTCCATG gtcTCATGCCCAGAGACTGCAGTGACATCATGGCGGCGGGAAAGTCCACAAGTGATGTCTATACCATCTTTACAGGGTCCAACAGCTTTGAGGCTTACTGCAACAGGTGGCAAGACGGGGGAGGCTGGACC GTGATCCAGAGGAGAAAGGACGGCACCGTCGACTTCTCTCGGGGTTGGAACGACTTTCGAAAGGGCTTTGGACGCCTCTCCGGAGAGCACTGGCTCG GCCTGCAAAATATCCACGCTCTGACGGCCTCGGGCGATTACCAGTTGCGGATCGACTTCACCGCATTCGACGGCGCCAAATACTACGCTCTCTACAACACGTTCACGGTGGGCCGGAACTCGATGGACCCCGACCTGGACGGCTACCCGCTGTATGTGAGCGGCTACTCTGGAAACGCAG GCGATCGTTTCACCCAGCATTCTGGGGAGATGTTCACGCCATCTTTTAACCATCTTGTGGCGTTCCAGAAAGTACAAAAACTGTGA
- the LOC133149445 gene encoding fibrinogen C domain-containing protein 1-like isoform X2: MSNDKWFEMNQSTQKLIGEPPKRKFVQIRWSSILAVPTLPLVVLFIQSIVFFYLNRPQDIVKELGALVATLPNSIPDRNCTDLACHWAALQTALAQLNASHAAISNHLEKGQTARARLKAGQEAGQMALAELKAGQEAGQMAWEELKAGQTAGKTALAELKAGQEAGQTALAELKAGHGTISSDLEKSQTALAGQEAGQTALAELKAGQTALAELKASHNAGQSLLAKAWQEISSDKGLLSQTLKDLKTDYNSMSRARSQENKDLSSALSSLRQKVVDQPTLNRELHGLMPRDCSDIMAAGKSTSDVYTIFTGSNSFEAYCNRWQDGGGWTVIQRRKDGTVDFSRGWNDFRKGFGRLSGEHWLGLQNIHALTASGDYQLRIDFTAFDGAKYYALYNTFTVGRNSMDPDLDGYPLYVSGYSGNAGDRFTQHSGEMFTPSFNHLVAFQKVQKL, from the exons atgtcaaatgacaagTGGTTCGAGATGAACCAAAGCACCCAGAAGCTGATCGGCGAACCACCGAAGCGCAAG TTTGTTCAGATACGCTGGAGCTCCATTCTGGCGGTCCCCACGCTCCCGTTGGTCGTGCTTTTCATCCAAAGCATCGTCTTCTTCTACTTGAACAg GCCTCAGGACATCGTCAAAGAGTTGGGCGCGCTGGTAGCGACTTTGCCCAACAGCATCCCGGACCGCAACTGCACCGACTTAGCCTGCCACTGGGCGGCCCTGCAGACCGCTTTAGCACAGCTGAATGCAAGTCATGCCGCGATTTCCAACCACCTGGAGAAGGGTCAGACCGCACGCGCaaggctgaaggcaggtcaggaggcaggtcagatgGCATTGgcggagctgaaggcaggtcaggaggcaggtcagatgGCATGggaagagctgaaggcaggtcagacaGCAGGTAAgaccgcattggcagagctgaaggcaggtcaggaggcaggtcagacggcattggcggagctgaaggcaggtcacggCACCATTTccagcgacctggagaagagtcagaccgcattggcaggtcaggaggcaggtcagacggcattggcagagctgaaggcag gtcagaccgcattggcagagctgaaggcaagtCACAACGCGGGTCAGAGCCTGCTGGCCAAAGCCTGGCAGGAGATTAGCAGCGACAAAGGGCTTCTGAGTCAGACACTGAAAGACCTGAAGACGGACTACAACAGCATGTCTCGG GCGCGCTCACAAGAGAACAAGGACTTGAGTTCGGCTTTGTCCAGCTTGCGGCAGAAGGTGGTGGATCAGCCCACCCTTAACAGGGAACTCCATG gtcTCATGCCCAGAGACTGCAGTGACATCATGGCGGCGGGAAAGTCCACAAGTGATGTCTATACCATCTTTACAGGGTCCAACAGCTTTGAGGCTTACTGCAACAGGTGGCAAGACGGGGGAGGCTGGACC GTGATCCAGAGGAGAAAGGACGGCACCGTCGACTTCTCTCGGGGTTGGAACGACTTTCGAAAGGGCTTTGGACGCCTCTCCGGAGAGCACTGGCTCG GCCTGCAAAATATCCACGCTCTGACGGCCTCGGGCGATTACCAGTTGCGGATCGACTTCACCGCATTCGACGGCGCCAAATACTACGCTCTCTACAACACGTTCACGGTGGGCCGGAACTCGATGGACCCCGACCTGGACGGCTACCCGCTGTATGTGAGCGGCTACTCTGGAAACGCAG GCGATCGTTTCACCCAGCATTCTGGGGAGATGTTCACGCCATCTTTTAACCATCTTGTGGCGTTCCAGAAAGTACAAAAACTGTGA
- the LOC133149445 gene encoding fibrinogen C domain-containing protein 1-B-like isoform X1 codes for MSNDKWFEMNQSTQKLIGEPPKRKFVQIRWSSILAVPTLPLVVLFIQSIVFFYLNRPQDIVKELGALVATLPNSIPDRNCTDLACHWAALQTALAQLNASHAAISNHLEKGQTARARLKAGQEAGQMALAELKAGQEAGQMAWEELKAGQTAGKTALAELKAGQEAGQTALAELKAGHGTISSDLEKSQTALAGQEAGQTALAELKAGQEAGQTALAELKAGHGTISSDLEKTQTALAELKAGQTALEAGQEAGQTALAELKAGQEAGQTALAELKASHNAGQSLLAKAWQEISSDKGLLSQTLKDLKTDYNSMSRARSQENKDLSSALSSLRQKVVDQPTLNRELHGLMPRDCSDIMAAGKSTSDVYTIFTGSNSFEAYCNRWQDGGGWTVIQRRKDGTVDFSRGWNDFRKGFGRLSGEHWLGLQNIHALTASGDYQLRIDFTAFDGAKYYALYNTFTVGRNSMDPDLDGYPLYVSGYSGNAGDRFTQHSGEMFTPSFNHLVAFQKVQKL; via the exons atgtcaaatgacaagTGGTTCGAGATGAACCAAAGCACCCAGAAGCTGATCGGCGAACCACCGAAGCGCAAG TTTGTTCAGATACGCTGGAGCTCCATTCTGGCGGTCCCCACGCTCCCGTTGGTCGTGCTTTTCATCCAAAGCATCGTCTTCTTCTACTTGAACAg GCCTCAGGACATCGTCAAAGAGTTGGGCGCGCTGGTAGCGACTTTGCCCAACAGCATCCCGGACCGCAACTGCACCGACTTAGCCTGCCACTGGGCGGCCCTGCAGACCGCTTTAGCACAGCTGAATGCAAGTCATGCCGCGATTTCCAACCACCTGGAGAAGGGTCAGACCGCACGCGCaaggctgaaggcaggtcaggaggcaggtcagatgGCATTGgcggagctgaaggcaggtcaggaggcaggtcagatgGCATGggaagagctgaaggcaggtcagacaGCAGGTAAgaccgcattggcagagctgaaggcaggtcaggaggcaggtcagacggcattggcggagctgaaggcaggtcacggCACCATTTccagcgacctggagaagagtcagaccgcattggcaggtcaggaggcaggtcagacggcattggcagagctgaaggcaggtcaggaggcaggtcagacggcattggcggagctgaaggcaggtcacggCACCATTTccagcgacctggagaagactcagaccgcattggcagagctgaaggcaggtcagacggcattggaggcaggtcaggaggcaggtcagacggcattggcagagctgaaggcaggtcaggaggcaggtcagaccgcattggcagagctgaaggcaagtCACAACGCGGGTCAGAGCCTGCTGGCCAAAGCCTGGCAGGAGATTAGCAGCGACAAAGGGCTTCTGAGTCAGACACTGAAAGACCTGAAGACGGACTACAACAGCATGTCTCGG GCGCGCTCACAAGAGAACAAGGACTTGAGTTCGGCTTTGTCCAGCTTGCGGCAGAAGGTGGTGGATCAGCCCACCCTTAACAGGGAACTCCATG gtcTCATGCCCAGAGACTGCAGTGACATCATGGCGGCGGGAAAGTCCACAAGTGATGTCTATACCATCTTTACAGGGTCCAACAGCTTTGAGGCTTACTGCAACAGGTGGCAAGACGGGGGAGGCTGGACC GTGATCCAGAGGAGAAAGGACGGCACCGTCGACTTCTCTCGGGGTTGGAACGACTTTCGAAAGGGCTTTGGACGCCTCTCCGGAGAGCACTGGCTCG GCCTGCAAAATATCCACGCTCTGACGGCCTCGGGCGATTACCAGTTGCGGATCGACTTCACCGCATTCGACGGCGCCAAATACTACGCTCTCTACAACACGTTCACGGTGGGCCGGAACTCGATGGACCCCGACCTGGACGGCTACCCGCTGTATGTGAGCGGCTACTCTGGAAACGCAG GCGATCGTTTCACCCAGCATTCTGGGGAGATGTTCACGCCATCTTTTAACCATCTTGTGGCGTTCCAGAAAGTACAAAAACTGTGA